The Candidatus Poribacteria bacterium genome includes a window with the following:
- a CDS encoding ammonium transporter, which translates to MAQETATADSGDTAWMLTATALVLFMTIPGLALFYGGLVRVQNVLSVLMQCFALTGLMTIIWVVCGYSLAFNTAGMVEGQITLTSFVGGLGTMFLRGIGVDTVSGTIPETVFITFQMTFAIITPALIAGAFAERMKFSAMLIFSVLWSIIVYAPLCHMAWSGDGSLFGDIIGALDFAGGTVVHINAGVAALVAAILVGKRIGYQTTPMPPHSLTITVIGASMLWVGWFGFNAGSELAADGTAGMAMLVTQISTATAAIAWMFVEWAKHGKPSVLGIVTGAVAGLVAITPASGTAGPIGALVIGLVSGVVCFWGATTLKSQLGYDDSLDAFGVHGIGGIVGALLTGIFAAESLGGAGLAKDSIGMQVWAQFLSIVITIIWSGLLSFIILKIVDATVGLRVEEDDERMGLDLSQHNERGYNLS; encoded by the coding sequence ATGGCGCAAGAGACGGCTACCGCTGATTCAGGCGACACCGCTTGGATGCTGACTGCTACTGCCCTGGTACTCTTTATGACGATCCCTGGGCTTGCACTTTTCTATGGCGGACTCGTGCGCGTCCAAAACGTCCTCTCTGTGCTTATGCAATGTTTCGCATTGACAGGGTTGATGACGATTATCTGGGTTGTCTGTGGTTACAGCCTTGCCTTTAACACTGCCGGTATGGTGGAAGGGCAGATTACACTCACGTCTTTCGTCGGTGGACTGGGCACTATGTTCCTGCGCGGTATCGGCGTAGATACCGTCTCTGGAACCATCCCCGAAACCGTTTTTATTACCTTCCAGATGACGTTCGCAATTATCACGCCTGCCCTGATTGCCGGTGCATTCGCGGAACGGATGAAGTTCTCGGCGATGTTGATTTTCTCTGTCTTGTGGTCGATAATTGTCTACGCACCGCTCTGCCACATGGCGTGGTCTGGTGATGGGTCGTTATTTGGCGATATTATCGGGGCACTCGATTTCGCAGGTGGAACCGTCGTGCATATTAACGCAGGTGTCGCGGCATTAGTCGCTGCTATCTTAGTTGGAAAACGGATCGGTTATCAAACAACCCCAATGCCGCCACATAGCTTGACAATAACCGTCATTGGCGCGTCAATGCTGTGGGTCGGTTGGTTCGGTTTCAATGCTGGCAGCGAATTAGCCGCTGATGGGACCGCAGGCATGGCGATGCTCGTTACTCAGATTTCAACTGCTACTGCCGCTATTGCGTGGATGTTTGTTGAGTGGGCAAAGCACGGCAAGCCGAGCGTTTTGGGTATTGTAACGGGGGCAGTCGCGGGCTTGGTTGCGATTACGCCTGCTTCTGGCACAGCGGGTCCAATTGGAGCCCTCGTCATCGGGCTGGTCTCCGGGGTTGTCTGTTTCTGGGGAGCCACCACCTTGAAGTCACAACTCGGCTATGACGATTCCTTGGATGCGTTCGGTGTTCACGGCATCGGTGGAATTGTCGGTGCTTTATTGACTGGAATTTTTGCCGCAGAGAGTTTAGGGGGCGCTGGATTGGCGAAAGATAGCATCGGGATGCAGGTCTGGGCGCAGTTCCTCAGCATCGTTATTACCATTATTTGGAGTGGTCTGCTTTCATTTATCATTCTCAAGATTGTGGATGCCACGGTCGGCTTACGCGTTGAAGAGGATGATGAGCGGATGGGGCTCGACCTGTCGCAACACAACGAACGTGGATACAACCTCTCATAG
- the purD gene encoding phosphoribosylamine--glycine ligase, giving the protein MRILVVGQGGREHTLVWKLAQSPLVEKIYCTPGNPGIAKIAEPIPMPDRFTDLAGWAESQDIALTVVGPEAPLAEGIVDVFSERGLKAFGPNKRAAYLEASKDFAKQLMVKNGIPTAEHQTFTDAEAAMAYVEDRNAPVFVKANGLAAGKGVIPGRTFKEALQAVTTILLDRAFGDAGDSVVIEEELIGEEASFTVLTDGTYCLPFVSSQDHKMSHDGDTGKNTGGMGAYSPAPVITPELHDDVMQRIVYPTVNGMADIGRPFKGVLYVGLMITDAGPKVVEFNCRFGDPEAQVLLPRLKSDVVPLLMACIDGTLEQHADVQWHDEAAACVVMASGGYPDPYQTGIVITGLEDADAIEGVTVFHAGTKQEGKNIVTDGGRVLGVTAMAGGLHAAIQQAYKGVSAIHFDNTHVRNDIGYRALERN; this is encoded by the coding sequence ATGAGAATTCTGGTTGTGGGGCAAGGCGGACGCGAACATACACTCGTTTGGAAGCTTGCACAGAGCCCACTCGTTGAAAAAATTTACTGCACCCCCGGGAATCCCGGTATAGCTAAAATCGCAGAACCTATCCCCATGCCGGATCGGTTCACCGACTTAGCGGGTTGGGCGGAGTCCCAAGACATCGCGCTAACCGTTGTCGGACCCGAAGCACCCTTGGCTGAAGGGATCGTTGATGTGTTCAGTGAACGCGGTCTCAAGGCATTCGGACCCAATAAACGCGCAGCATACTTGGAAGCGAGTAAAGATTTCGCGAAGCAGTTGATGGTAAAAAACGGAATCCCGACAGCCGAACACCAGACGTTTACGGATGCCGAAGCAGCGATGGCATATGTCGAAGATCGCAATGCACCCGTTTTCGTCAAAGCGAACGGACTCGCCGCAGGCAAAGGCGTTATCCCCGGACGCACCTTCAAAGAGGCGTTGCAAGCCGTTACAACGATTCTGCTGGATAGAGCATTCGGCGATGCTGGCGATAGCGTCGTCATCGAAGAGGAACTCATCGGCGAAGAAGCCTCCTTCACCGTGCTTACCGACGGCACCTACTGCCTCCCTTTTGTAAGTTCCCAGGACCACAAGATGTCTCACGATGGCGATACCGGCAAAAACACCGGCGGGATGGGGGCATACTCTCCCGCCCCTGTGATTACACCAGAATTGCACGACGATGTGATGCAGCGCATCGTTTATCCGACTGTCAACGGTATGGCGGATATCGGAAGACCCTTCAAAGGTGTACTATACGTCGGATTGATGATAACCGATGCTGGACCAAAGGTGGTGGAATTCAACTGTCGTTTTGGCGACCCAGAAGCACAGGTCCTCTTACCTCGCCTCAAAAGTGATGTGGTGCCTTTGTTGATGGCGTGTATTGACGGAACGCTTGAACAGCACGCCGATGTGCAATGGCATGACGAGGCAGCCGCGTGTGTCGTTATGGCTTCGGGGGGGTATCCAGATCCCTATCAGACGGGGATAGTTATCACAGGGCTTGAAGATGCCGATGCGATTGAAGGTGTTACCGTCTTTCATGCAGGCACAAAGCAGGAGGGGAAAAATATTGTCACCGATGGGGGTCGAGTATTGGGTGTCACGGCTATGGCTGGCGGATTGCACGCCGCGATTCAACAGGCATATAAAGGGGTTTCGGCGATTCATTTCGATAATACGCATGTACGAAATGACATTGGATATCGGGCATTAGAGCGAAATTGA
- the amt gene encoding ammonium transporter encodes MKSKVIITVLVLTCVLSLNGFALNGSIEGEKVSDAKYMADTLWVLVAAFLVFFMQAGFAMVESGFTRAKNAVNILMKNLMDFSMGSIAYWAIGFAIMFGAGNAFMGTSGWFVPSESNAFGSLEWSSVPTHAAWLFQLVFAATAATIVSGAMAERTQFKSYLIYSVFITGIIYPIVGHWIWGGGWLSSMGMSDFAGSTVVHSTGGWLALTGAIVLGPRMGKYDSDGNPRPIAGHNLPLAALGVFILWLGWFGFNPGSQMGADAADISSIAVTTNLAAAAGAILAMITAWIILGKPDAGMALNGALAGLVAITAGCASVSPVSAAIIGALGGIVVVLSVLLFEKLRIDDPVGAISVHGTCGALGTILLGFFDSASGVFFGGGFGLLWAQIVGVVAVLVWCLVTGFILFYGIKAATGLRVTEEEEQAGLDYEEHGANAYPDFNVSAIR; translated from the coding sequence ATGAAAAGTAAGGTTATCATAACAGTTTTGGTACTCACATGTGTGCTGAGCCTGAACGGTTTCGCCTTAAACGGATCCATTGAGGGTGAGAAGGTGTCTGATGCAAAGTATATGGCAGACACATTGTGGGTGCTCGTCGCTGCATTTCTGGTGTTCTTTATGCAGGCAGGGTTCGCTATGGTGGAATCTGGATTTACGCGCGCCAAGAACGCTGTCAACATTCTCATGAAAAACCTCATGGACTTCTCAATGGGTTCAATCGCTTATTGGGCAATCGGATTTGCCATCATGTTTGGTGCTGGAAACGCTTTCATGGGAACAAGCGGATGGTTCGTTCCATCTGAATCTAATGCATTTGGTTCGTTGGAATGGAGTTCCGTCCCGACGCACGCCGCATGGCTCTTTCAGTTGGTGTTCGCTGCCACCGCCGCTACGATCGTTTCCGGGGCAATGGCAGAACGCACACAGTTCAAAAGCTACCTGATTTACAGCGTCTTCATCACCGGTATCATCTATCCGATTGTTGGACACTGGATTTGGGGAGGTGGCTGGTTGTCAAGCATGGGTATGTCGGACTTTGCCGGTTCAACAGTCGTCCATTCAACAGGCGGTTGGCTCGCTTTGACGGGTGCCATTGTTTTGGGGCCTCGTATGGGTAAATACGATAGCGATGGAAACCCACGACCTATTGCTGGGCATAATCTCCCGCTTGCCGCCCTCGGCGTCTTTATCTTGTGGCTCGGTTGGTTCGGGTTTAACCCCGGCAGCCAAATGGGTGCCGACGCAGCAGACATTTCCAGTATTGCTGTAACGACGAACCTCGCAGCCGCCGCAGGGGCAATTCTCGCAATGATTACCGCATGGATCATTCTCGGTAAACCCGATGCGGGTATGGCACTCAACGGCGCACTCGCTGGATTGGTCGCTATCACTGCAGGCTGTGCATCTGTGAGTCCAGTCTCCGCCGCAATTATCGGTGCACTCGGTGGTATTGTTGTTGTCTTGAGTGTTCTGTTGTTTGAAAAACTCCGCATTGATGACCCAGTTGGTGCTATCTCCGTACATGGTACGTGTGGCGCCTTAGGGACAATTCTCCTCGGATTTTTCGACAGTGCAAGCGGTGTTTTCTTCGGTGGAGGATTTGGACTTCTCTGGGCACAAATCGTCGGTGTTGTCGCTGTGCTCGTATGGTGTCTCGTTACCGGATTTATTCTCTTCTACGGAATCAAGGCTGCTACAGGTTTACGAGTTACAGAAGAGGAAGAACAAGCTGGGCTTGACTACGAAGAACACGGCGCAAACGCTTATCCTGACTTTAATGTTTCCGCAATACGGTAG
- a CDS encoding DUF2250 domain-containing protein, which produces MVAELTYKIAKCCMPQEGDAITGYFKEDGTITVHHAECNAVQGFRSERLLAVAWDEVRATQTPADSIALPPEFAELDETDYFILKHHQEFGMDYSIVVAETLRIPLEEMHQRHRKLRNLGGLKRVEGRIIHYRKNIVKGKWIKHRNHTYYELTPEGRTWIQAFENQQTTNK; this is translated from the coding sequence ATGGTAGCGGAACTCACCTATAAAATTGCTAAATGCTGTATGCCCCAAGAAGGGGACGCAATCACCGGTTATTTCAAGGAAGACGGCACGATAACTGTCCATCACGCCGAATGTAATGCGGTACAAGGCTTCCGATCGGAACGATTGTTGGCAGTCGCATGGGATGAGGTTCGGGCAACCCAGACGCCGGCGGATTCGATCGCACTACCCCCAGAATTTGCTGAACTTGATGAAACCGATTACTTTATACTCAAACACCACCAAGAATTCGGAATGGACTATTCTATTGTTGTCGCTGAAACCTTGAGAATTCCGCTTGAAGAGATGCACCAGCGACATCGTAAATTGCGAAACCTCGGTGGTTTAAAACGGGTTGAGGGGCGTATCATCCACTATCGAAAAAATATCGTCAAGGGAAAATGGATCAAGCACCGAAATCATACCTATTATGAACTGACGCCTGAAGGCAGAACATGGATCCAGGCTTTTGAAAATCAGCAAACGACAAATAAATAG
- a CDS encoding VWA domain-containing protein: MLNHLLNWGIDARRRKNRTRSVILLSLILHMIFAIAYLFLPMNQLSHEQADALAVDLINDADAPRKRKPKPKPPLTKKLYDPNEQLARNAENRKIESTRNKIDEVMKLSPRVVIEDVEVNKAPLNEFIPDVMTDAQLRDAEASNLSRLISQPGQTDGRGVVTGRVRARGDGGMGRFRGDGQDGGGGLLGGGGKDGSADRLGIIDFLDEFGGPKDVVYCLDITASMQAAGMKKLPLAINALKDSVMMLGNNDKLNIVAFSDTAKPMSEQMLPANSANIKRVLKYLDRFTPERIQNNLDTNILSAIKAALAFEPTVVVLITDGLPQVDDGAYVHIETNTQKILDVVREHNRNNAAIYVVALEIDLKLSLGAELLISLAEEYGGKIKAIDGGQLFEFAEQDGLDD; this comes from the coding sequence ATGTTAAATCATTTGCTAAACTGGGGCATTGATGCACGAAGACGCAAAAATCGCACGCGCTCTGTCATCTTATTATCGCTTATACTACACATGATTTTCGCCATTGCCTACCTATTTCTTCCAATGAATCAACTCAGCCATGAACAGGCGGATGCACTCGCTGTTGACCTGATTAATGATGCCGATGCCCCCAGAAAACGGAAACCGAAACCCAAACCACCACTCACAAAAAAATTGTATGATCCCAACGAGCAGCTTGCGAGAAATGCGGAGAACAGGAAGATTGAGTCTACACGAAACAAGATAGATGAAGTCATGAAACTCAGTCCGCGCGTTGTAATTGAGGACGTTGAAGTTAACAAAGCACCCTTGAATGAGTTCATTCCAGATGTTATGACCGATGCCCAATTGCGCGATGCGGAAGCCTCAAACCTCAGTAGATTAATTTCACAACCCGGACAGACCGATGGACGGGGTGTTGTTACCGGCAGAGTCCGGGCGCGCGGCGATGGCGGAATGGGGAGATTCCGTGGCGATGGACAGGACGGCGGCGGTGGACTTCTCGGTGGCGGTGGAAAGGATGGGTCCGCGGATCGACTCGGCATCATCGACTTCCTTGATGAATTCGGGGGACCGAAAGATGTCGTCTATTGTCTTGACATAACTGCAAGTATGCAGGCAGCCGGAATGAAAAAATTGCCGCTGGCAATAAACGCTCTCAAAGATTCTGTAATGATGTTAGGAAACAATGACAAGCTGAACATTGTAGCATTTTCTGACACGGCGAAACCTATGAGCGAACAAATGCTCCCAGCGAACTCTGCAAACATAAAACGCGTCTTGAAGTATCTTGACAGATTCACACCAGAAAGGATTCAGAATAATCTGGACACTAACATTCTCTCTGCTATTAAAGCCGCTTTAGCGTTTGAACCCACTGTTGTTGTGTTGATAACAGATGGCTTACCACAGGTAGATGACGGAGCTTACGTACACATTGAGACAAACACACAGAAGATTCTTGATGTTGTGCGTGAACATAACCGCAATAACGCTGCTATCTATGTTGTCGCACTCGAAATTGATTTAAAACTTTCCCTTGGTGCAGAACTGCTTATCTCCCTTGCTGAGGAATATGGCGGGAAAATAAAGGCTATTGATGGTGGGCAATTATTTGAATTTGCAGAACAGGATGGACTGGACGATTAA
- a CDS encoding glycosyltransferase family 39 protein translates to MLKFSTKHCPKKMQMMLLSGVVLFGAVLRFWNLEQWSFWIDEVFTVRDAQNLSFDSWRVIPNPIPYLAVKLSILIGGSSEWGSRLIPCLIGIISIPAVFGLGRTLFNWQIGLLSSAFVACSSWHLFWAQNARYPVFTFFFGVLTAWFFYTSLERDSTLLTIGALVCCLCLILSHTLAVVIVPGLAAYAVICLLERSERKRWLNLLVFFIPFAIPVLALALPDVRGYLFSGWGRNVWQRSPLYIVLTLVQGVSIPIAVTAFFAPLTTRFNRATLFLLCYGGVPLILFLIASQLQNVAGYYLFWTTPAYFILAGVACERICEKTQESRAQLAPTGKGVCERIWKATEMKPRNTLGILVPCVLLVTLLSQDYLYFKIENGGRPKWREAFEVVKAEKISTDKVVLSEPEMGRYYLSELTSIYIGGLLEDSAAFERAWEISGKDRLWFLVDVASFNVFDADVKVRNWIRQRGRMVKTLPAFSRAKDRTIHVYLLE, encoded by the coding sequence ATGCTGAAATTTTCAACAAAACATTGCCCAAAAAAGATGCAAATGATGCTTTTGAGTGGTGTTGTACTGTTCGGGGCAGTCCTTCGATTTTGGAACTTGGAGCAATGGAGTTTCTGGATTGATGAGGTCTTTACAGTCAGAGATGCCCAAAACCTTTCCTTCGACAGTTGGCGAGTTATCCCAAATCCGATCCCTTATCTAGCGGTGAAACTATCAATTTTGATTGGTGGCAGTAGCGAATGGGGAAGTCGCTTGATTCCGTGCCTCATTGGGATTATTTCCATTCCAGCAGTCTTTGGATTAGGACGCACCCTCTTCAATTGGCAGATCGGACTCCTTAGCAGTGCATTTGTGGCATGTTCAAGTTGGCACCTGTTTTGGGCACAAAATGCGCGTTATCCGGTCTTCACCTTTTTCTTTGGTGTGCTGACGGCATGGTTTTTCTACACATCTCTTGAACGCGATTCAACGCTTTTAACCATAGGTGCGCTCGTTTGTTGTCTCTGTTTAATTCTCTCGCATACCCTCGCCGTTGTGATTGTTCCAGGGTTAGCGGCGTATGCCGTAATTTGTCTATTAGAAAGATCTGAGAGAAAGCGGTGGCTGAATCTACTCGTCTTTTTTATCCCATTTGCGATACCGGTGCTGGCACTTGCGCTTCCAGACGTTCGAGGGTACCTTTTCTCCGGATGGGGACGCAACGTCTGGCAGCGGAGTCCACTCTATATCGTGCTAACGCTCGTCCAAGGCGTGAGTATTCCAATCGCTGTTACCGCCTTCTTTGCTCCACTCACGACGCGATTCAATAGAGCCACGCTTTTTTTACTCTGTTATGGGGGTGTACCGCTGATCCTCTTTCTGATTGCTTCGCAGCTCCAAAACGTCGCGGGTTATTACCTATTTTGGACAACACCTGCCTATTTCATTCTGGCAGGTGTTGCGTGCGAACGAATTTGTGAAAAGACACAGGAATCGCGAGCACAGCTCGCTCCTACAGGAAAAGGTGTGTGCGAACGAATATGGAAAGCAACAGAGATGAAACCAAGAAACACACTCGGTATACTTGTGCCTTGTGTGCTTCTGGTGACACTCCTGTCGCAAGATTATCTCTATTTTAAAATTGAAAACGGTGGGAGACCGAAGTGGCGGGAGGCGTTTGAAGTGGTGAAAGCAGAGAAAATATCTACCGATAAAGTGGTACTGTCGGAACCTGAGATGGGTCGGTATTATCTTTCGGAATTAACATCCATTTACATCGGTGGGTTATTAGAAGACTCGGCGGCGTTTGAGAGAGCGTGGGAAATTTCAGGAAAAGACCGGTTATGGTTTCTTGTGGATGTCGCGAGTTTTAACGTCTTTGACGCTGATGTAAAGGTTCGGAATTGGATTCGCCAACGGGGACGCATGGTAAAAACACTGCCTGCGTTTTCACGTGCGAAAGACAGGACGATTCATGTGTATCTGTTAGAATAG